AAAGAGTGTATGCAGGAAAATAAAGGAGAAGTTTAAAAACACTAATGCACCATCCCTTTTGCATAGTGAACCAGCTATACCTGTTAAGATGATTAGAGAGCACTGTAGCGATGAAACTCAAACCGTACTATTTGATGATTATAGCATGTATGAAAGCTCAAGGGCTTATTTAAGAAGTATGGGTAGTAAGTGCTATGAAAAACTCTCGTTTTTTGAACAAAGGATAGATATGTTTGAGTTTTTTGGTGTAAAGAATGAAATAGAGAAACTTTCTGATAATACAGTCAGACTGAAAAATGGGGGATATTTAATAATAGAAAAAACAGAGGCGTTTTTTGCGATAGATGTTAACGCTGGAAGCTATCACTATACGGAAAATTCAGAGGATGCTATTTTTGATATCAATATGCAGGCTGCTTATGAGATCTTTCGACAGATAAACTTAAGGGATATCGGGGGTCTTGTGGTTGTGGATTTTATCGATATGACAAACACAGAGCACAGAGAAAAACTGCAACAGTTGATGCAGAAACTTGCAAAGGCAAACAAAAGAAAAACCTATGTAGGTAAATTAACATCTCTAAGTTTGATGGAGATGTCGATAAAAAAGGATTACACAGATATATTTGATGAGATGTTTGAAAAGTGCAGCGACTGTTATAACGGTGGTTTAATAAAGAGCGTTCCCCTAATTTGTTCTGAAATTTACAACAAAATCCGTTATTCTACGAAGAGCCGTTTTAAACTTAAGGCAACACCTTCGGTTTTGGAGATGTTTAAGAGGTATTACGATTTGGATAAAAAGATTGATTTTTATACGATGGATAGCTGTAATCCGTCAGATTATATTTTAGAGGTGGTGGTATGATTGAAAGGTATACAAGAGAAAAAATGGGAAGTATCTGGAGTGAGAAGGCAAAGTTTGATAGGTGGCTGAAGGTTGAAATAGCCGTTGTAAGAGGATGGGAGGCTATTGGTGAAATTCCCAAAGGTACAGCGGATAAAATAGAGAAAAACGCCCGTTTTGATATAGAAAGAATTAATGAAATAGAAAAGATTACGCGCCACGATGTTGTTGCTTTTCTTGAGGCTGTTAAAGAATCACTGAAAGAGGAGGGTGATTACTTACATTTTGGTATAACATCATCTGATACTATTGATACGGCAATGGCTCTGGCTTTAAAAGAATCTGCTGATATTATAATTGATGATTTAAAAGAGCTTCTTAAAACACTCAAAGAAAGGGCATTTGAATTCAAAGACACTTTAATGATAGGACGCTCACATGGCATCCACGGCGAGCCGATCACCTTTGGTTTTGTGCTTGCCCTGTGGTATGATGAGATGAAGCGTAACCTAAAAAGAATGCAGGAAGCAAAAGAGATTATAAGTGTTGGCAAGATCTCAGGCTCTATGGGAACCTTTGCAAATGTGCCTGTTGAGGTTGAGGAGTATGCATGTAAGATTTTGGGTTTGAAGCCTGCTTTGGTTTCAAGCCAGATTATTCAGCGCGATAGGTACGCCCATTATATGACAACGCTTGCCATTATTGCTTCATCAATCGAAAAGATAGCTACCCAGATCAGGCATTACCAGAGAACAGAGGTTAGAGAAGCAGAGGAGTTTTTCCATAAAGGGCAGAAAGGCTCATCTTCAATGCCACACAAAAGAAATCCAGTTCTAAGTGAAAACTTATGCGGACTTGCAAGACTTGTTAGGGCAAATTCCATTGCAGCACTTGAGAATGTAGCTTTGTGGCATGAAAGGGATATAAGCCATTCCTCTAACGAAAGAATAATCCTGCCAGATGCCAATATTGCCTTAGATTTTATGCTTTATAGATTAAACAATGTGATAAAAAATCTAACGGTTTATAAGGAAAATATGTTGAAAAATTTAAACCTGACACGCGGAGTTATCTATTCTCAAAGACTTATGCTAAATCTTGTTAAAAGAGGCGCAAATAAAATCCTTGCTTATGAGGCGGTTCAAAAGAATGCAATGGATTCCTGGGAAAATAACAAAGATTTTAAACAGCTTGTTTTAAATGATCCCTATATTAATTCTTTTATGAGCAAAGATGAAATCGATAACTGCTTTGATCCTAAATATTATACAAGAAATATAGATGTTATTTTTAAAAGAGTTTTTGACGATTAAATTTATTTTTAGTAAAATTAGAAAATTAATTAATGCGTGGTGAGAGCGTGTGGGAGTTGCTAAACAGGCTGGATGAGAGTGTTATTATATTTAACGAAAAAGGCGTTGTGCTGCAGTTAAATAACTCAGCCAGCAAAAGATTTGGTTTAACAATTGGATCTGATGTGAGAGATATTTTAAAGTTGGATGACAGGGTTGTGTTTTTCTCAAATCTTATAAAGATTTTGAAAAAAAAGGAGAAGTATTCCAACTTCATGAGGTTTATAAATGTCGAGGGAGATTTAATCTTTTGCTGGCTTAACGCATTTGAGTTTGATGGAGATTTTGTTTTTGAAGTGTTTGATTTAAGCATCGTGGAAAATAGGACATCCTCAATTAGCGACTCAAGTTATGTTAAGATTTTAAAGTATATGTCTGAAGGTATTGCCCATTCAATAAGAAATCCTATTATGTCGGCAGGTGGTATGCTTTCTCGCATTAAAGCAAAACTTGTTTCTGGTGATAATAAAGATTTAATTAAATATATAGAAATAGTTGAAAAGAGCCTTTATAGGATTATTAGTATAATAGCTAACCTTGAGGTTGTAAGCAACTCACTACCTGTTCAGCTTGAAAGGGTAGAGCTTGGTAGTGTTGTTAAAGATGTGATTAAGAAATACAACAATGTTGAAATTGAAGTGAATATTGCAAATGAGGTGTGGGTCTATATTAGCAGGATGCATCTTGAGTTTATTATTGATGAGATCATAAAAAACGCTATCGATGCTATAGAAAATAACCCACAAGGTAGAATCGTTGTGGATGTTTATGAGGAGAAGAGAAATGGATTTATAATAATCAAAGACAACGGCAGAGGATTGAAGGAGGAAGAGATAGCCTTTGCCATGATACCGTTTTATTCAACAAAGCCAAGCAATATGGGTATAGGTCTTT
This portion of the Hippea jasoniae genome encodes:
- the purB gene encoding adenylosuccinate lyase translates to MIERYTREKMGSIWSEKAKFDRWLKVEIAVVRGWEAIGEIPKGTADKIEKNARFDIERINEIEKITRHDVVAFLEAVKESLKEEGDYLHFGITSSDTIDTAMALALKESADIIIDDLKELLKTLKERAFEFKDTLMIGRSHGIHGEPITFGFVLALWYDEMKRNLKRMQEAKEIISVGKISGSMGTFANVPVEVEEYACKILGLKPALVSSQIIQRDRYAHYMTTLAIIASSIEKIATQIRHYQRTEVREAEEFFHKGQKGSSSMPHKRNPVLSENLCGLARLVRANSIAALENVALWHERDISHSSNERIILPDANIALDFMLYRLNNVIKNLTVYKENMLKNLNLTRGVIYSQRLMLNLVKRGANKILAYEAVQKNAMDSWENNKDFKQLVLNDPYINSFMSKDEIDNCFDPKYYTRNIDVIFKRVFDD
- a CDS encoding Rne/Rng family ribonuclease; translated protein: MSKLLISSDPFVVRVAKVSKKGLEFFLMKKRIDSNSDIVGNVYKGRVANIANQLGAAFVDIGLDKNAFLCIDKHCLGSKTLQELGIRENSEIMVQVCKPIVSTKGPKVTLNISLAGNNLVLLCSQADVAVSKHIEDKEKAKELRSILKGFVEDGMGFIARTASRYATVDELKVEADYLKSVCRKIKEKFKNTNAPSLLHSEPAIPVKMIREHCSDETQTVLFDDYSMYESSRAYLRSMGSKCYEKLSFFEQRIDMFEFFGVKNEIEKLSDNTVRLKNGGYLIIEKTEAFFAIDVNAGSYHYTENSEDAIFDINMQAAYEIFRQINLRDIGGLVVVDFIDMTNTEHREKLQQLMQKLAKANKRKTYVGKLTSLSLMEMSIKKDYTDIFDEMFEKCSDCYNGGLIKSVPLICSEIYNKIRYSTKSRFKLKATPSVLEMFKRYYDLDKKIDFYTMDSCNPSDYILEVVV
- a CDS encoding sensor histidine kinase yields the protein MRGESVWELLNRLDESVIIFNEKGVVLQLNNSASKRFGLTIGSDVRDILKLDDRVVFFSNLIKILKKKEKYSNFMRFINVEGDLIFCWLNAFEFDGDFVFEVFDLSIVENRTSSISDSSYVKILKYMSEGIAHSIRNPIMSAGGMLSRIKAKLVSGDNKDLIKYIEIVEKSLYRIISIIANLEVVSNSLPVQLERVELGSVVKDVIKKYNNVEIEVNIANEVWVYISRMHLEFIIDEIIKNAIDAIENNPQGRIVVDVYEEKRNGFIIIKDNGRGLKEEEIAFAMIPFYSTKPSNMGIGLSLAKFLIEGYKGSITLNSTEGEGTTVTISIPTEKRDEMRIKPL